Genomic segment of Mastomys coucha isolate ucsf_1 unplaced genomic scaffold, UCSF_Mcou_1 pScaffold5, whole genome shotgun sequence:
GTCAGCTTCCCTCTCCCCAACCTGGGACAGGGGAACTGTCAGGGTCACCAGCTGTGGTCCAGTTGCTGCCCCTACTTGTATCCCTATCCTGTAAACTTAAAAGGAAAACcacttccctccatctctccccgGTCCCCTGTGGGAAGTGTGCTGGCCAGGCAGAGGACAGAGCACCTGCGCCTGGGGCTGGCTCCCCAGGATCCCCAACTCAGCTGGTGGCTGTGGAACTGGGCCCCTCCCCCTCACCTCTGCAaggccagcacccacatcacTACCTGCACCTACAGTGACCCACCCCTGAAGGCCTGGGGATCTGGCTGCAGCTGGGAAGACTGGCAAGGCACTGACAGCACCCACCAGCTATTCTCCCCAACCACCTTCCCTAGCCTGTGGTGGTGGGTAGCTGTCAGAACGTGTGTCATGTACAtttgtatcaaaaataaataagtgaccATGTGCCACTTCTGATGTCTAGAGGTTGGAGGTGGGGCTCAGCCCAGTATTCAGTTTTTGGTTCAGGTCATCGTCCCTGCTACTTAACATGTCCCCTGTCTGCAGTCTTTGCAAGGCTGAGGCGCGACAGCAAGTTTAAGGTTGGGGATGAAGAGTcaggaggttgggggtggggcggaAGAGACAAGTAGAAAGGTAAGGAGTGCCAGCACCTGAGCAAGCCACATTAGATGTGATTCTAATGGCCCTGGGACACAGGCTGCCTGGGGCCAGCGTCACTCTAACTCTATCCCAAGGGCTAGAGACCTGAAAGGAGTGTGACTGAGGGCACGATACACTCGCCCAACTGCGAATtctactaaaaataatttaattagaaaCAGGAACTTGTATCAGGAAGACTAGAAGGATACTCTCCAAGAAACCAGGTAAAGCCTccagggtctctctctgcctgccgcCAGGGGGCGCCCGCAGATGGCCCACGTGGCAGCAGTCGCAGAGGGGCGGAGCCGCTCAGTCCGAGCTCTCTGAGTCCGGGCCACTATCCGGTGTGGGTGGGAGCAAGGGCCGCCTGCGAGACCGCTTGATCCGGCGCGAGGGCAAAGGCAGCCTCCGTTTCAGGATAGCTGTGGGAGGGTGAGAAGTCAAGGGCAAGGAATTGTAGGGATTGGGTGTACCTGGTTGAGGGTGGGGGGAGCGCTTCTCACCAGCCACTGTGTCCTGGCTGTCTGCCGTGGGCCCCCAGTAGATACTCTCGCTCCTACGGAAGTTCCGGTGCAGCCGCGTGCAAAGCGTGGCCAAGGTGAGCAGGACCAGCAGGAAGGTCAGGGCCATGGCAGCCCAAGCTGCCTCTTCAGTTCGTGGGGTGGGCCCTCGGGCTACCCGGGGAGGCACTGCGGCTCGAGGAGCTGGGGAAACCTGACCCGGACAGGCACAACCTCCAGGGTCGTCTTGCCCACTGGGCATCTGAGCCTCTGTCCTGGACCTACCATTGCCTCCAGGTCCCCCAGTCATTAAGGAGACCGGGGCCACAGATGAAGTTCCCAAAGTCGGCTGCTGAGCCTTCAGGCTCGGTGAAGAGGCCAAAGAAACCCTCAGGCCTGAGGGAGTGGATTGGAGACCAAGGACAGCCCGGAGACCCCTTCTCTTGACAACACTTATCGAGGACCGCCTGGGTCCTCTAGATGTCACCTCGACACCAGGAGGTCGCCAGCTCCGCAGAGCAAAGGCCAGAGTCGGGGCctaaggagaagagaagaagaatcaGGCCCTACACTCTATTAACACAATACtcttgccaccaggcctggtcCCTGCACCCCTCACCTGTACACACCATCTCCCACACAGCTTCCCTCTTATGGAGGCTGGCATCATGGCAGTGGGCCTAAAAGGACTGTCAGAGAGAAACCACACACGCTTTCTCTGcttccgccgccgccgcctcttCAGCCAGTGGGCAACCCAAGCTGGCTCTATCCATGCCATCTCCAGTGCAGTCCCCCATGCCGTCAGCACCAAGGGCTATGAAAGAAGGTAATGTAGAGCTAAGATGGAAgagaagtttttctttctatgCCCATAGTGCCTTGTCCTTCTGTAGCGCAACACCCTGGTTTTTGAGTGAGGTAAGGGgatgagacaggttctcactacattacatagtcctggctgttttggaattcaatgtgtagaccaggctggcctcaaactcacagagatctgcctggtttTGCCTctagagttctgagattaaagatgggtggccaccaagcccagcttgtttttttgtttgtttgtttgtttacatttttgatttctttttgtttttagcacATCTTTCACTAACCAACTTACCCAGTCCCGAGTGAGACTGAAGTCAGGAATGAGTGTGGGCTTAGCCACATACACATGGGCCAAGACAGCAAGCCGGAGCTTCAGCCAGGGGTGGACACAGGGGTGGTAGAAAAAGGTGATACCCTCAGCCTGGAGGAAAGGTAGAGATATCAAGCCAGGCCCAGCACCCTCCCAGAGAATCACAATTTTTCCTAGTCTAGGCTCCAGGATAAGGGGATTATTAGAAAGTGCCCATTTCTCTTCCAGGAGAAGGCAGAGGGCCTTGAGTACTTCAGTGTATTCTCATTTACCCCTCTTCTCCATCAAGTGCACCCCCCAAAGATGCATCTATGGGCAAGACCGAATAGCCAAGTAACCCTGTTAGACTCTAAACATTCTCCCTAGCCCCCAtacacagtgctggggatcaactTAGGGCCCTCAATGACCAGGCTTCAGCTGTATTTCTCTGACTGTGCACTAATGGTTCTACAAGTCCCAACTCTAGGCTCTACCCCTCATATGAAGAGCAAGCCTTCTACTTCTTGATCCAATCCGTGCACTCTCCCAGGAATATCCAGACACACAACTTGACTGCACAATCCCAGGATAGGAGTGTTTCATCTGTCGTTATTCTTTGAGTTGATCTATGCTAGGTGCTATAAAAGATATCAAAAGAGAACTCCTGAGCCTTGAGGAATGTATAAGAGACTCAGGAAAAGCTAGGTGTGATAGTgtacacctggaatcccagccatTTGGAACATGAAGTAAGATtgaaagttcaagaccagaccaGGGTACACAGTGAATAACAGGCCAACTTAGGCTAGGCGAGCCTACCTCTAAAGACCATGGAGTAGGGGGAGAGAAATTCAGGGAAGTAAAAAACTGATACAACTCTAACTGGTGTGTGTGAcgaggtggggtggagggagctGGGGAGTGGAGATctaggttctagggatctgaatcCATACAAACACTCTACCAGCAAGCTNNNNNNNNNNttcatccccccccccaccccccgcttaaGTTTTAAAACAGAGTCCGTCTCACaatatagtctaggctggccttgagttcatgtctattcctcctgcctcagcctccagagtagctcAGTGTAGAAACgcttgtgccaccatgtccaactAGCTCAGTTAACTGTAAGAGGATGGGATAAAGGCAGACAAAGTATGAGGAAAGGGATGCTGTGACTTCTGCACTGAGTCTTGAAAATCGTCAGAGAGGGGATAGCTCCAGGGTGTGAAGCTGTGGGTTTCAGGTCCTGATAGGCCAGAAGTAGAAAGTAAACCAGAGAAAAGAGGGTAGGTATCTCAGAGGAAATGAGCCTGAATTCACACATGTGATGAGGGCCCAATATAATGGAGGTAAACTAATCAAGAAATCAAATGAAGATAATTAAGTCTTGACAAGTCAGACAGAGGAATTCAGCCACAACAGGTGGATTCtaaacataactaaaaataaataaatcatagtcAGATGGATTCTGAACAGTGAAATAACTTAAAGGATTATGTGCAACAAAGAGGCAGCCAAGTCCAATCATGTACCTGCTGTAATCCTAGCCCATCAATAGGCAGGGGGATCAGAGCTTTAGGATCATTCTTGGCTATAgaacaagtttgaagccagtttggactacatgagatcctgtatcaaaaagaaAGGTGGAGGGGCTTGGAGGTACAGCTAGTCACTAAGAgcttttgctgctcttccaaaggatcacTTCCCAGTACTCACAACCTATacctccagatccaggggat
This window contains:
- the Tp53i13 gene encoding tumor protein p53-inducible protein 13 isoform X1, whose protein sequence is MVPPPPPPPGLLLVALVGLLSLREVVAEPTEEAGTPCPEGLWPLPPQVLPRVTYTQVRQGQAEGITFFYHPCVHPWLKLRLAVLAHVYVAKPTLIPDFSLTRDWPLVLTAWGTALEMAWIEPAWVAHWLKRRRRRKQRKRVWFLSDSPFRPTAMMPASIRGKLCGRWCVQAPTLAFALRSWRPPGVEVTSRGPRRSSISVVKRRGLRAVLGLQSTPSGLRVSLASSPSLKAQQPTLGTSSVAPVSLMTGGPGGNGRSRTEAQMPSGQDDPGGCACPGQVSPAPRAAVPPRVARGPTPRTEEAAWAAMALTFLLVLLTLATLCTRLHRNFRRSESIYWGPTADSQDTVAAILKRRLPLPSRRIKRSRRRPLLPPTPDSGPDSESSD
- the Tp53i13 gene encoding tumor protein p53-inducible protein 13 isoform X2; this encodes MVPPPPPPPGLLLVALVGLLSLREVVAEPTEEAGTPCPEGLWPLPPQVLPRVTYTQVRQGQPLVLTAWGTALEMAWIEPAWVAHWLKRRRRRKQRKRVWFLSDSPFRPTAMMPASIRGKLCGRWCVQAPTLAFALRSWRPPGVEVTSRGPRRSSISVVKRRGLRAVLGLQSTPSGLRVSLASSPSLKAQQPTLGTSSVAPVSLMTGGPGGNGRSRTEAQMPSGQDDPGGCACPGQVSPAPRAAVPPRVARGPTPRTEEAAWAAMALTFLLVLLTLATLCTRLHRNFRRSESIYWGPTADSQDTVAAILKRRLPLPSRRIKRSRRRPLLPPTPDSGPDSESSD